In Candidatus Poribacteria bacterium, a genomic segment contains:
- a CDS encoding HEPN domain-containing protein gives MRHPEQVVVDFVQQWLKKADLDLQAARLLCAGELDDYFVSGFHAQQAVEKYIKAFLVRHQIEFPKTHDIGRLRQLVARRDATLAERLERADVLTPYGVDMRYPEEFEVVSQKNRRSKQ, from the coding sequence ATGAGGCATCCTGAACAAGTGGTAGTGGATTTTGTACAACAGTGGTTAAAAAAAGCTGATCTGGATCTTCAGGCGGCAAGACTCCTTTGTGCAGGTGAATTGGACGATTATTTCGTCAGTGGATTCCACGCCCAGCAAGCTGTTGAGAAATATATCAAGGCGTTTCTGGTGCGCCATCAAATTGAATTTCCTAAGACCCACGATATTGGACGATTGCGGCAGTTAGTAGCGCGTCGAGATGCCACTTTGGCCGAACGATTGGAAAGGGCCGATGTATTGACGCCATACGGGGTGGATATGCGCTATCCTGAAGAGTTTGAGGTAGTTTCGCAAAAAAACAGGCGGAGCAAGCAGTAG